In one window of Corynebacterium mycetoides DNA:
- a CDS encoding sulfurtransferase yields MGVEHDPHPLFQEFANPEKFVSAAWLSARLGINGLKIVESDGDAFLYDIGHIPGAVRIGWNRDLNDPVRRDVIGGEAFAALMRSRGISREDTVVVYGDSANWWAAYTAWVFELFGHPDVRLLDGGRDAWMGEERDTSFAVPVLPETDYPVVEREDAAIRTFVAAVRDQAPAQLIDVRAPEDYAGCAPEGPSLSLRHGHIPGAGNIPWGNAVHPNARFKTRAEIEEVYSGLDPAKPTVTYCDLGAAAAHTWYILRYVLGFEQASLYDGSWAEWGNLVGVPIERSAD; encoded by the coding sequence GCGTCGAGCATGACCCGCATCCGCTGTTCCAGGAGTTCGCCAACCCGGAAAAGTTCGTCTCCGCCGCCTGGCTCTCCGCGCGGTTGGGGATAAACGGTCTCAAAATCGTGGAGTCGGACGGGGACGCCTTCCTCTACGACATCGGCCATATTCCCGGCGCGGTGCGCATCGGCTGGAACCGTGACTTGAACGATCCCGTCCGCCGCGACGTCATCGGCGGCGAAGCGTTCGCCGCGCTGATGCGCTCCCGCGGGATTTCCCGCGAGGACACGGTCGTCGTCTACGGCGATTCCGCGAACTGGTGGGCCGCCTACACCGCGTGGGTGTTCGAGCTCTTCGGCCACCCCGACGTGCGGCTTCTCGACGGCGGGCGCGACGCCTGGATGGGCGAGGAACGCGACACGTCGTTCGCCGTCCCGGTGCTCCCCGAGACCGACTACCCGGTGGTGGAGCGCGAGGACGCGGCGATCCGCACCTTCGTCGCCGCTGTCCGCGACCAGGCCCCCGCCCAGCTTATCGACGTCCGCGCGCCCGAGGACTACGCCGGGTGCGCCCCCGAGGGCCCGAGTTTGAGCCTGCGCCACGGCCACATCCCGGGCGCGGGAAACATCCCGTGGGGCAACGCGGTGCACCCGAACGCGCGGTTCAAGACCCGCGCGGAGATTGAGGAGGTCTACTCCGGCCTCGACCCGGCTAAACCCACCGTGACCTACTGCGACTTGGGCGCGGCTGCCGCGCACACGTGGTACATCCTGCGATACGTTCTCGGGTTCGAGCAGGCCTCGCTGTACGACGGGTCCTGGGCGGAGTGGGGCAACCTGGTGGGGGTTCCCATTGAGCGCTCGGCGGACTAA
- a CDS encoding acetyl/propionyl/methylcrotonyl-CoA carboxylase subunit alpha: MSKLKKVLIANRGEIAVRVIRATKDAGIASVAVYAEPDAAAPFVELADEAFALGGSSAAESYLDIDKILKAAADSGADAIHPGYGFLSENAEFARRVIDAGLTWIGPSPEAIAALGDKVTARHIAKAANAPMAPGTEEPVADADEVLAFADEHGLPVAIKAAFGGGGRGMKVAHTREEIPELFESATREAVAAFGRGECFVERYLDKARHVEAQVLADQHGNVIVVGTRDCSLQRRFQKLVEEAPAPFLTDEQRERIHSSAKAICREVGYYGAGTVEYLVGSDGLISFLEVNTRLQVEHPVTELTAGIDLVREQFRIAEGEVLRLTEDPAPRGHAIEFRINGEDAGANFMPAPGTVTEYAEPTGPGVRVDSGVRAGSVVGGQFDSMLAKLIVYGETRGEAIERAKRALSEYTVSGLPTVIPFHQSVLNDPAFVGGGESFSVYTRWIEEEWGGEIPAYADADTGTDEDGGQEPTRTFAVEVNGRRIEVALPHSLVLGSGPRRKPRKRRSAGSKVAASGDAVAAPMQGTVIKVHVSEGDEVSEGDVVLVLEAMKMENPVKAHKSGTVTGLAAVQGAQVNKGAVLMELK, from the coding sequence GTGTCAAAGTTGAAGAAGGTGCTCATCGCCAACCGCGGTGAAATTGCCGTACGCGTCATCCGCGCCACCAAGGACGCGGGAATTGCCTCCGTGGCCGTCTATGCGGAACCGGACGCCGCCGCACCGTTCGTCGAGCTGGCGGACGAAGCCTTCGCACTCGGGGGTTCCAGCGCCGCCGAGTCTTACCTGGACATCGACAAAATCCTCAAGGCCGCCGCGGACTCCGGGGCGGACGCGATCCACCCCGGCTACGGCTTCCTCTCGGAAAACGCCGAGTTCGCCCGCCGCGTCATCGACGCCGGCCTGACGTGGATCGGCCCCTCGCCTGAGGCCATCGCCGCCCTCGGGGACAAGGTAACCGCCCGCCACATCGCCAAAGCGGCAAACGCGCCCATGGCCCCGGGCACGGAGGAGCCCGTCGCCGACGCCGACGAGGTGCTCGCGTTCGCCGACGAGCACGGCCTGCCCGTGGCCATCAAGGCCGCGTTCGGCGGCGGCGGCCGCGGCATGAAGGTCGCCCACACCCGCGAGGAGATCCCTGAGCTGTTCGAGTCCGCCACCCGCGAGGCAGTGGCCGCCTTCGGCCGCGGCGAGTGCTTCGTGGAGCGCTACCTGGACAAGGCGCGCCACGTCGAGGCCCAGGTCCTGGCGGACCAGCACGGCAACGTGATCGTCGTCGGCACGCGCGACTGCTCGCTGCAGCGCCGGTTCCAAAAGCTCGTCGAGGAGGCCCCCGCCCCCTTCCTCACGGACGAGCAGCGCGAGCGGATCCACTCCTCGGCGAAGGCGATCTGCCGCGAGGTGGGGTACTACGGAGCCGGCACCGTGGAGTACCTGGTCGGCTCGGACGGGCTGATCTCCTTCCTGGAAGTCAACACCCGCCTCCAGGTCGAACACCCCGTCACTGAGCTCACCGCGGGCATTGACCTGGTGCGCGAGCAGTTTCGCATCGCGGAGGGCGAGGTCCTGCGCCTGACGGAGGATCCGGCCCCCCGCGGCCACGCAATCGAGTTCCGCATTAACGGCGAGGACGCGGGCGCGAACTTCATGCCGGCGCCGGGCACCGTGACCGAGTACGCCGAGCCGACCGGGCCGGGCGTGCGTGTGGATTCCGGCGTGCGCGCCGGTTCCGTGGTCGGCGGGCAGTTCGACTCCATGCTGGCCAAGCTCATCGTCTACGGCGAGACCCGCGGGGAGGCGATCGAGCGCGCGAAGCGCGCCCTGTCGGAATACACCGTCTCCGGCCTGCCCACGGTGATCCCGTTCCACCAGTCGGTACTCAATGATCCCGCCTTCGTCGGCGGCGGGGAGTCCTTCAGCGTGTACACCCGCTGGATCGAAGAGGAATGGGGCGGCGAGATCCCGGCTTACGCCGATGCCGACACCGGCACCGACGAGGACGGAGGCCAGGAACCCACCCGCACGTTCGCGGTGGAGGTCAACGGACGCCGCATCGAGGTCGCTCTCCCCCACTCCCTCGTTCTGGGATCCGGGCCGCGTAGGAAGCCGAGGAAGCGCCGCTCCGCCGGCTCCAAGGTGGCCGCCTCCGGCGACGCCGTCGCCGCGCCCATGCAGGGCACCGTGATCAAGGTCCACGTGTCCGAGGGCGACGAGGTCTCCGAGGGAGACGTCGTGCTCGTCCTGGAGGCCATGAAGATGGAGAACCCCGTCAAGGCCCACAAGTCCGGCACCGTGACCGGCCTCGCCGCTGTGCAGGGCGCGCAGGTGAACAAGGGCGCCGTCCTCATGGAGCTTAAATAG